In one Effusibacillus pohliae DSM 22757 genomic region, the following are encoded:
- a CDS encoding sigma-70 RNA polymerase sigma factor region 4 domain-containing protein encodes MNAYELSLEEARIAAWFLTGLRRETARLARRQNRVRQHELLILNQRLHADSEETEMIDQIAAANDTPAEMEDLISLEEVFKLLTFPQQAVIKATILEGTPEQEVALQMGTTKQAVNRMKGRALRRLRKYFEEVNNYDF; translated from the coding sequence ATGAACGCTTATGAACTCTCTTTGGAAGAGGCCAGAATCGCCGCATGGTTTCTAACAGGATTGCGCCGTGAAACTGCCAGGTTGGCTCGCCGACAAAATCGAGTCAGACAACATGAACTGTTGATTTTGAATCAACGTCTTCACGCCGATTCGGAAGAGACGGAGATGATCGATCAAATTGCTGCGGCAAATGACACACCTGCTGAGATGGAGGATCTGATTTCCCTTGAAGAAGTCTTCAAATTATTGACATTCCCTCAACAAGCGGTGATTAAAGCAACGATTTTAGAGGGAACACCGGAACAGGAAGTGGCACTCCAAATGGGAACAACCAAACAAGCAGTAAACAGAATGAAAGGGAGAGCATTAAGAAGACTCAGAAAATATTTCGAGGAGGTTAATAATTATGATTTTTGA
- a CDS encoding 3-hydroxyacyl-CoA dehydrogenase/enoyl-CoA hydratase family protein, whose translation MDFAVKKVAVIGSGVMGSGIAAHLANVGIPSYLLDIVPKELTEQEVRKGLTIDHPQVRNRFALAAKERLLKSKPALLYTPENVDLITPGNLEDDLAVLSEVDWIIEVVVENLEVKQQLFEKIEQVWKPGTIVSSNTSGISINRMSERCSKPFREHFLGTHFFNPVRYMKLLEVIPCTETKPELVEFMVNFGERVLGKGVVVCKDTVNFIANRIGTYGLMVTVQEMVKNGLGIDDVDAITGPVMGRPKSATFRTLDLVGLDTFVHVANNVHANVADRDEKAAFVVPEFMQQMVQRGWLGEKTKQGFYKKEGKDILALDYNTLEYRPKQKPQFASLEAAKLQKDTKEKLRALVYGQDAASLFAWGVLKRVLLYTAERVDEIADDIVSIDKAMKWGFNWQLGPFETWDAIGLDKSLARMKQEGETIPDWVEEMVASGKTSFYTKEGGVKSFYMPKGEYKEIEEQKEIIDLQVLKEQGKTIRSNSGASLIDIGDGIACLEFHSPNQAIGADITLMINQACEEVSKNWRGLVIGNQAKNFCVGANLMLLLMEAQDENWDDINWTVKQFQDTLMRLKYLDKPVVAAPFAMTLGGGIEVCFPADRIQAAAESYIGLVEVGVGLIPGGGGNKELLIRHTESVQDQKDADLQPLVNKTFETIAMAKVSTSGYDAKKLGYLRREDGITVNNDYLLHDAKQTALALANAGYKPPQKKKIRVVGEPGYAVMKIAAYTMKQSGYISDHDLKIADKLAFVLAGGRVPANTWVTEEYLLDLEREAFLSLCGEPKSQERMQHMLTKGKPLRN comes from the coding sequence ATGGATTTTGCGGTGAAAAAAGTGGCCGTGATCGGTTCCGGCGTAATGGGATCGGGAATCGCGGCACATCTTGCGAATGTGGGAATCCCATCGTATTTGCTGGATATCGTTCCGAAGGAACTGACGGAACAGGAAGTGCGAAAAGGGCTGACGATTGACCATCCGCAGGTGCGCAACCGGTTTGCGCTGGCCGCCAAGGAACGGCTGCTCAAGTCAAAACCGGCACTGCTGTACACGCCGGAAAACGTTGACCTGATCACTCCAGGCAACCTGGAAGATGATCTGGCGGTGCTGTCGGAAGTCGACTGGATCATCGAAGTGGTCGTCGAAAATCTGGAAGTCAAGCAGCAATTGTTCGAAAAAATCGAGCAAGTATGGAAACCGGGCACGATCGTTTCCTCCAACACGTCCGGCATTTCCATCAATCGGATGTCGGAACGGTGCAGCAAGCCATTCCGGGAACATTTCCTCGGCACCCATTTCTTCAATCCCGTCCGCTATATGAAACTGTTAGAGGTGATCCCCTGCACCGAAACGAAACCGGAACTGGTCGAGTTCATGGTCAACTTCGGAGAACGGGTGCTCGGCAAAGGAGTCGTCGTCTGCAAAGACACCGTCAACTTTATCGCGAACCGCATCGGTACCTATGGACTGATGGTCACCGTTCAAGAGATGGTGAAAAACGGCCTCGGCATCGACGATGTGGACGCAATTACAGGACCGGTTATGGGCCGTCCCAAGTCGGCCACCTTCCGAACGCTCGATCTGGTTGGGCTTGACACGTTTGTCCACGTTGCTAATAACGTGCACGCAAATGTGGCCGACCGGGATGAAAAAGCTGCGTTTGTAGTGCCGGAATTTATGCAACAGATGGTGCAGCGCGGCTGGCTGGGCGAGAAAACGAAACAGGGTTTTTACAAAAAAGAAGGCAAGGACATCCTGGCCCTCGATTACAACACGCTGGAATACCGGCCGAAGCAAAAGCCGCAGTTCGCATCGCTGGAAGCGGCCAAGCTGCAAAAAGACACGAAGGAGAAACTGCGCGCTCTCGTCTACGGACAGGACGCTGCCAGCTTATTCGCTTGGGGCGTGTTAAAGCGGGTGCTGTTGTACACCGCAGAACGGGTGGATGAAATCGCCGATGACATCGTCAGCATCGACAAGGCGATGAAGTGGGGGTTCAACTGGCAACTCGGTCCGTTCGAAACATGGGATGCGATCGGTCTGGATAAATCGCTCGCACGCATGAAGCAAGAAGGTGAAACGATTCCGGACTGGGTGGAAGAGATGGTCGCATCCGGTAAAACTTCCTTCTATACGAAGGAGGGGGGAGTCAAATCTTTCTACATGCCGAAAGGCGAATACAAGGAAATCGAGGAGCAGAAAGAGATCATTGATCTGCAGGTGTTGAAAGAGCAGGGCAAGACGATCAGGTCGAACAGTGGGGCGTCGCTGATCGATATCGGCGACGGCATCGCCTGTCTCGAATTCCACTCCCCGAACCAGGCGATCGGCGCTGACATCACGCTGATGATCAATCAGGCGTGTGAGGAAGTGTCGAAGAACTGGCGGGGCCTGGTGATCGGCAACCAGGCGAAAAACTTTTGCGTCGGCGCCAACCTGATGCTGCTCCTGATGGAAGCGCAGGACGAGAACTGGGACGACATCAACTGGACGGTCAAGCAGTTCCAGGATACGCTGATGCGCCTGAAATATCTTGACAAGCCGGTCGTGGCTGCTCCGTTTGCGATGACGCTCGGTGGCGGGATCGAAGTCTGCTTCCCGGCGGACCGCATTCAGGCGGCGGCGGAAAGCTACATCGGGCTGGTCGAAGTGGGAGTCGGCCTGATCCCGGGCGGTGGTGGCAACAAAGAACTGTTGATTCGCCACACCGAGTCGGTGCAGGATCAGAAAGACGCCGATCTGCAACCGCTGGTCAACAAGACGTTTGAAACGATCGCGATGGCGAAAGTGTCCACCTCCGGGTACGACGCAAAAAAATTGGGCTATCTGCGGCGGGAAGACGGCATCACCGTCAACAACGACTATCTGCTGCACGACGCGAAACAAACGGCGCTCGCGCTGGCCAACGCAGGCTACAAGCCGCCTCAGAAGAAAAAGATTCGGGTGGTCGGGGAACCCGGATACGCGGTCATGAAAATCGCCGCTTATACGATGAAACAGTCCGGCTACATCTCCGATCACGATCTGAAGATCGCCGACAAACTGGCGTTTGTGTTGGCTGGCGGCCGGGTCCCGGCAAACACCTGGGTGACGGAAGAATACCTGCTCGATCTCGAACGGGAAGCGTTCCTGAGCCTGTGCGGCGAACCGAAGTCGCAGGAACGGATGCAGCACATGCTGACCAAAGGCAAACCTTTGCGCAACTAG
- a CDS encoding acyl-CoA dehydrogenase family protein yields METKRKVKGGSFILESIDANDVFTPEDFTDEQKMIAQTTADFIEGEVAPHREQLEKLDLDLSVKLLKKAGELGLLGADVPEEYDGLGLDKVSSSLITEYFTRAGSFALSHGAHVGIGTLPIVFFGSKEQKAKYLPKLATGEWIAAYALTEPGSGSDALGAKATARLSEDGKYYILNGTKQFITNAGFADVFVVYAKIDGEKFSAFIVERTFPGVSVGPEEKKMGIKGSSTRPLILEDVKVPVENLLGEEGRGHVIAFNILNIGRYKLGVGCVGSSKWAIELAAKYANERKQFGRPISSFPLIGAKLADMNIKTYVLESLIYRIGGLYDEQFADFTDPNDLGRTAAKLIEEYAIECSIAKVFGSEVFDFVADEAVQIHGGYGFIQEYPVEQMYRDSRINRIFEGTNEINRLLIPGTLLRKALKGELPLMQAAQQLQSELMGMAPQMPDGSPLGEEQLLLEQARKAFLMVGGLAVQKYQQNIQNEQEVLANLADIMIEIFAMESALLRAKKALAKDADKAQLKVAMTKAYVHEAFARIEALGRDTLAAMESGDMLRTQLSIFKKLVRFQPINTVALKREIAAKVIEAEKYVC; encoded by the coding sequence ATGGAAACGAAACGCAAAGTCAAAGGCGGTAGCTTCATTCTCGAATCGATCGATGCGAATGACGTCTTTACACCGGAAGATTTTACGGATGAACAGAAGATGATCGCGCAAACGACGGCCGATTTTATCGAAGGGGAAGTGGCACCCCACCGCGAACAGCTGGAAAAATTGGATCTCGACCTGTCCGTCAAACTTCTGAAAAAAGCGGGGGAACTCGGACTGTTGGGAGCTGACGTGCCGGAAGAGTATGACGGTCTCGGCCTTGATAAAGTTTCTTCCAGCCTGATTACCGAGTACTTCACCCGCGCCGGTTCGTTTGCCCTGTCGCACGGGGCACACGTCGGGATCGGAACGCTGCCGATCGTCTTTTTCGGCAGCAAGGAGCAGAAAGCGAAATACCTACCGAAACTGGCAACCGGTGAATGGATCGCCGCTTACGCTTTGACCGAACCGGGATCCGGATCCGACGCGCTGGGGGCAAAAGCCACCGCCAGATTGTCGGAGGACGGCAAGTATTACATTCTCAACGGAACCAAGCAATTCATTACCAATGCCGGCTTCGCCGACGTGTTTGTCGTCTATGCGAAAATCGACGGTGAAAAATTCTCCGCGTTCATCGTGGAACGCACCTTCCCCGGCGTGTCGGTCGGACCGGAAGAAAAGAAGATGGGGATCAAAGGCTCTTCCACCCGTCCGCTGATTCTCGAAGATGTCAAAGTGCCGGTGGAAAATCTGCTTGGCGAGGAAGGCCGCGGCCATGTCATCGCGTTCAATATCCTGAACATCGGCCGTTACAAGCTTGGGGTCGGCTGCGTCGGTTCCTCCAAATGGGCGATCGAATTGGCCGCCAAATATGCGAACGAACGCAAGCAGTTCGGCCGTCCGATCTCGTCCTTTCCGCTGATCGGGGCAAAATTGGCCGACATGAACATCAAGACCTATGTACTCGAGTCGCTGATCTACCGGATCGGCGGACTGTATGACGAGCAGTTTGCCGATTTTACCGACCCGAACGATCTGGGACGGACCGCCGCCAAGCTGATCGAAGAGTATGCGATTGAATGCTCGATTGCGAAAGTGTTCGGTTCCGAAGTGTTTGATTTCGTTGCCGATGAAGCTGTTCAGATCCATGGCGGGTACGGGTTTATCCAGGAGTATCCGGTCGAGCAGATGTATCGCGATTCGCGGATCAACCGGATTTTTGAGGGAACGAATGAGATCAACCGCCTGTTGATCCCTGGCACGCTGTTGCGCAAGGCGCTGAAAGGCGAGTTACCGCTGATGCAAGCGGCTCAGCAGCTGCAATCGGAGCTGATGGGCATGGCGCCGCAAATGCCGGACGGCTCACCGCTTGGCGAGGAACAACTGCTGCTGGAGCAGGCGCGCAAAGCGTTCCTGATGGTCGGCGGACTGGCCGTCCAGAAGTACCAGCAGAACATCCAGAACGAGCAGGAAGTGCTGGCCAACCTGGCGGATATCATGATTGAAATCTTTGCGATGGAATCCGCTTTGCTGCGGGCCAAAAAGGCGCTGGCGAAAGACGCCGACAAGGCGCAACTGAAGGTGGCCATGACGAAAGCGTATGTCCACGAAGCGTTTGCCCGGATCGAGGCGCTCGGCCGCGACACGCTGGCCGCAATGGAAAGCGGTGACATGCTGCGGACGCAGTTGTCGATTTTCAAGAAATTGGTTCGCTTCCAGCCGATCAACACGGTCGCTCTGAAACGGGAAATCGCCGCGAAAGTGATCGAAGCGGAAAAGTATGTGTGCTAA
- a CDS encoding glycoside hydrolase domain-containing protein — translation MSWQGFDKAPAISKTTAQNMWTGTPFYWYGFYLGGPCYLSGDRDSNNRAISFTASLHSEYKNIGYNLAYIYVGRQDQPYPCNAPTTSNATTLGEQDAQQAAQFASEIGAPALSVIYLDVEGGNLHTTAMVDYVKAWVSYINRATAYWAGIYCSAGSNGSVAQQLYDAVGGRANMWVAQYQCSPGKSYNTSSNYCFTTSCTNTASINNLNLDNTSFSGAYMRQYAGDVYVKYNGECLAVDLNVSRDIDPNKKQFV, via the coding sequence ATGTCCTGGCAAGGTTTTGATAAAGCGCCAGCCATTTCGAAAACAACTGCTCAGAATATGTGGACGGGCACACCTTTTTACTGGTACGGATTTTACCTTGGTGGCCCTTGTTATCTGAGTGGCGACCGCGATTCGAATAACAGAGCAATAAGCTTTACAGCTTCGTTGCACAGCGAATATAAGAATATTGGATACAATTTGGCCTATATTTATGTAGGTCGCCAGGATCAACCATATCCCTGCAATGCCCCCACCACCTCAAACGCAACTACTTTGGGTGAACAAGACGCTCAACAAGCTGCACAATTTGCTAGCGAAATCGGTGCACCTGCTCTGAGCGTCATTTACTTGGATGTAGAAGGAGGGAACCTCCATACGACAGCCATGGTGGATTACGTCAAAGCTTGGGTGAGCTACATCAACAGAGCGACAGCATATTGGGCAGGAATTTATTGTAGTGCCGGAAGCAACGGGTCAGTTGCACAACAATTGTACGATGCGGTTGGTGGAAGAGCCAACATGTGGGTTGCTCAATATCAATGCAGCCCAGGAAAATCCTATAATACAAGCAGTAATTATTGCTTTACAACTTCCTGCACAAATACTGCCTCTATCAATAATTTGAATTTGGATAACACTTCATTCTCTGGCGCTTATATGCGACAATACGCCGGGGATGTGTACGTCAAGTATAATGGCGAATGTCTTGCTGTGGACCTGAACGTGTCAAGGGACATTGACCCCAACAAAAAGCAGTTCGTCTAA
- a CDS encoding branched-chain amino acid ABC transporter permease encodes MDYIIQQLINGISVGSIYALIALGYTMVYGIIKLINFAHGDVFMVGAFVGLFTVKALEAQGMQNKILVFVIALLVAMAASAVLGVLIERTAYKPLRNASRIAVLITAIGVSFLLENGGIFLLGPQAKGFPEIVQKTQYNLFGSVQIDSNQIMILIVTVILMVVLELIVHKTKIGKAMRAVSFDKDAARLMGINVDTTISATFAIGSALAAAAGVIFGMTYNSIDPLMGIIPGLKAFVAAVLGGIGIIPGALVGGLLLGVIETGVSSVGFSLWRDGVAFAILILILIFKPSGLFGKNVREKV; translated from the coding sequence ATGGACTATATCATCCAACAATTGATCAACGGGATCTCGGTCGGAAGCATCTACGCGCTCATCGCGTTGGGCTATACGATGGTGTACGGAATTATCAAGCTTATCAATTTCGCCCACGGCGATGTGTTTATGGTAGGCGCTTTTGTCGGTTTGTTCACCGTGAAAGCGCTGGAAGCGCAAGGCATGCAAAACAAAATCCTGGTGTTCGTGATCGCCCTGCTGGTGGCGATGGCGGCCAGCGCTGTGCTGGGGGTGCTGATTGAACGGACAGCGTACAAGCCGTTGCGCAACGCTTCCCGGATTGCGGTTTTGATCACGGCGATCGGTGTATCCTTTTTGCTGGAAAATGGCGGAATATTCTTGTTGGGACCGCAAGCAAAAGGATTCCCCGAAATCGTCCAGAAAACGCAGTACAACCTGTTTGGTTCTGTACAGATCGACTCGAACCAGATCATGATTCTGATCGTCACGGTCATCCTGATGGTCGTGCTGGAATTGATTGTGCACAAGACAAAAATCGGCAAGGCGATGCGCGCCGTTTCATTTGACAAGGATGCGGCCCGCCTGATGGGCATCAACGTCGACACGACGATCTCCGCTACGTTCGCCATCGGTTCCGCGCTGGCAGCGGCGGCGGGCGTGATTTTCGGCATGACGTACAACTCGATCGACCCGCTTATGGGCATTATTCCGGGGCTGAAAGCGTTCGTTGCGGCGGTGCTCGGCGGCATCGGGATTATTCCGGGGGCGCTGGTCGGCGGCTTGCTGCTCGGGGTGATCGAAACCGGCGTCTCGTCGGTCGGTTTTTCGCTCTGGCGGGACGGAGTGGCGTTTGCGATCCTGATTCTGATCCTGATCTTCAAACCGTCTGGCCTGTTTGGCAAGAACGTTCGCGAGAAAGTGTAG
- a CDS encoding type 1 periplasmic-binding domain-containing protein, which yields MSCGHDRRCAASGDTVAMIPVVTGQKTPLITPSGTAAKVTVDERSGKVNEWVFRACFIDPFQGTVTGKFAVNGLMAKTVVIYTDASNDYSKGFAKSLQEEFTKRGYRYRYG from the coding sequence ATGTCATGTGGTCACGATCGTCGATGCGCCGCCTCCGGTGACACGGTGGCGATGATCCCGGTTGTGACCGGGCAAAAGACGCCGCTCATTACGCCGTCCGGGACAGCGGCGAAAGTGACGGTTGACGAGCGAAGCGGCAAGGTAAACGAGTGGGTGTTCCGCGCCTGCTTCATCGACCCGTTCCAGGGGACGGTGACGGGCAAGTTTGCCGTTAACGGTCTGATGGCGAAAACGGTTGTAATTTATACGGATGCTTCTAACGACTATTCGAAAGGTTTCGCCAAGTCGTTGCAAGAAGAATTCACGAAACGTGGCTACCGGTACCGGTACGGCTAA
- a CDS encoding helix-turn-helix domain-containing protein, with product MVVRAKNGDKDALAAIIQRFMPAIRKYSRRLGYEEAYSDLVEWMIKTVNRFPLHILEKENKTKN from the coding sequence ATGGTGGTCAGAGCAAAAAATGGGGATAAGGATGCGCTAGCCGCAATCATCCAACGATTCATGCCTGCAATCAGAAAATACAGCCGCCGCCTGGGCTACGAAGAAGCCTATTCGGATTTAGTGGAATGGATGATCAAAACCGTTAATCGTTTTCCACTTCACATATTAGAGAAGGAAAATAAAACAAAGAATTAG
- a CDS encoding branched-chain amino acid ABC transporter permease, which translates to MRVQNKSFWTGIVVSLLIYAVCEVLIDTGVLNDFAESTLILICINIILGVSLNLINGFTGQFSIGHAGFMSIGAYLSAIMTIDFNMPFVVALVIGGLAAAVAGLIIGIPSLRLKGDYLAIATLGFGEIIRIVWLNTEYVGGASGLSGIPTETNWTWVFLWTLITVVVINNFVNSTHGRACISVRENEIAAEAMGVNTTKYKVMAFVIGAFFAGIAGGLSAHMFYIINPNNYNFMKSFEILVIVVLGGLGSTSGSIVGAIVLTMIFTLLQDYPDIRMIIYSVLLILMMIFRPSGLMGTREFRFNFLNKKEEQHGATNTSA; encoded by the coding sequence ATGCGCGTGCAAAACAAAAGTTTTTGGACCGGAATCGTCGTCAGTCTCCTGATTTATGCGGTGTGCGAAGTGTTGATCGATACGGGCGTGCTGAACGATTTTGCGGAATCGACGCTGATCTTGATCTGCATCAACATCATTCTTGGCGTTTCCCTCAATCTGATCAACGGGTTCACCGGACAATTTTCGATCGGTCACGCCGGCTTCATGTCGATCGGCGCCTATCTGTCGGCGATTATGACGATCGATTTCAACATGCCGTTTGTGGTGGCCCTGGTGATCGGCGGATTGGCGGCGGCCGTCGCAGGTCTCATCATCGGCATTCCGTCCCTGCGGCTGAAAGGGGACTATCTGGCGATCGCCACGCTCGGATTCGGCGAGATCATCCGGATCGTGTGGCTGAATACCGAGTATGTAGGGGGTGCCTCCGGCCTCAGCGGCATCCCGACGGAGACGAACTGGACCTGGGTTTTCCTCTGGACCTTGATTACGGTGGTTGTGATCAACAACTTCGTCAATTCGACGCACGGGCGGGCCTGCATTTCCGTCCGCGAAAATGAGATCGCGGCCGAAGCGATGGGGGTCAACACGACCAAGTACAAAGTGATGGCGTTCGTGATCGGCGCCTTTTTCGCAGGGATTGCGGGCGGGCTGTCTGCACACATGTTCTACATCATCAATCCGAACAACTACAACTTCATGAAATCGTTCGAGATTCTCGTGATCGTGGTACTCGGCGGTCTTGGTAGCACGTCCGGCTCAATCGTCGGGGCGATCGTTCTGACGATGATCTTCACCCTGCTGCAGGATTACCCGGATATCCGCATGATCATCTATTCGGTGCTGCTGATTTTGATGATGATTTTCCGTCCGAGCGGACTGATGGGGACTCGCGAATTTCGGTTCAACTTCCTGAACAAGAAGGAGGAGCAGCATGGCGCAACCAACACTTCTGCTTGA
- the menA gene encoding 1,4-dihydroxy-2-naphthoate octaprenyltransferase, translated as MEKRQVSLFQVWFQAIRFPSLTASLIPVMLGGAFAVMDRAFQTVPFLLALLASNLLHAGANLFNDYFDSKTGADAADSLCASGVIQKGWLTPQQVYQGGVVCFVLASLLGAYLVTRVGSGMLWFGLIGLLVGYCYTGGPFPLAYRGLGELAAFVGMGPLLVLATYYAQMGMMRWTVFGGSIPIGLVAAAMLHANNLRDREHDRLVGKITLANLLSEKGAKQELTVLVFAAYAIQILLVSAGTLPKLSLITLLSLPVAVQVIRKAWTSATPLEMNLVVGLTVLLHLVYGTAYALGLFGSVLFLQ; from the coding sequence TTGGAGAAACGGCAGGTCAGTCTGTTTCAGGTCTGGTTTCAGGCGATCCGCTTTCCGTCGCTTACGGCAAGCCTGATCCCGGTCATGTTGGGCGGGGCGTTTGCCGTGATGGACCGCGCGTTTCAAACCGTTCCGTTCTTGCTGGCGTTGCTGGCGAGCAATCTGCTGCATGCCGGAGCCAACCTGTTTAACGACTATTTCGATTCTAAAACGGGTGCCGACGCGGCCGATTCCCTGTGTGCCAGCGGCGTTATCCAAAAGGGATGGCTCACCCCCCAACAAGTGTACCAAGGGGGCGTTGTTTGTTTTGTACTGGCCAGTCTGCTGGGCGCCTATCTGGTCACAAGGGTGGGCAGCGGCATGCTCTGGTTCGGATTGATCGGGCTGCTCGTTGGCTATTGCTACACGGGCGGACCGTTTCCGCTTGCCTATCGGGGACTGGGAGAGCTGGCCGCATTTGTGGGAATGGGCCCGCTGCTGGTGCTGGCCACCTATTACGCGCAAATGGGTATGATGCGCTGGACCGTTTTTGGGGGATCGATCCCGATTGGGCTGGTGGCGGCCGCCATGCTGCACGCGAACAATTTGCGGGACAGGGAACACGATCGGCTGGTCGGCAAGATCACATTGGCCAACCTGCTGTCGGAAAAAGGGGCCAAACAGGAACTGACCGTGCTCGTCTTTGCTGCCTATGCGATCCAGATTTTGCTCGTGTCCGCCGGCACACTGCCGAAGTTGTCGCTGATCACCCTGTTGTCCCTGCCGGTCGCGGTGCAGGTGATCCGCAAGGCATGGACAAGCGCCACCCCGCTCGAAATGAACCTGGTGGTCGGGCTGACCGTTTTGCTGCATCTGGTCTACGGAACGGCCTATGCACTGGGTCTGTTTGGCTCGGTGTTGTTTCTGCAATAA
- a CDS encoding acetyl-CoA C-acetyltransferase, with protein MKEAVIVAGVRTAVGKAPKGSLRQMRPEDLGGIVVEELVRRTPGLDPAEIEDVIIGCAMPEGEQGMNLGRIVAQRAGLPNEVSGMTVNRFCSSGLQTIALAAQQIMIGQADVIVAGGVESMSHVPMTGYKLAPNPWLVDNKPEIYMSMGHTAEQVARRFNVTREEQDAFAVRSHQRAAAAIQAGKFKEEIVPVKAQIKTFEDGKVKVEEFIFDTDEGVRPDTTQEVLAKLKPVFHVQGTVTAGNSSQTSDGAAAVMVMSAEKADALGLKPLAVFRSFAVGGVDPDIMGVGPVVAIPKALKMAGITKEDVDLFEINEAFASQCVYVTRHLELDMDKVNVNGGAIALGHPLGCTGTKLTVSLINELRRRNGKYGVVSMCIGGGMGAAGVFEIV; from the coding sequence ATGAAAGAAGCGGTAATCGTGGCCGGTGTGCGAACGGCGGTTGGCAAAGCTCCCAAAGGATCGCTCCGGCAAATGCGGCCGGAAGATCTCGGCGGCATCGTCGTCGAGGAGCTGGTTCGCCGCACGCCGGGCCTGGATCCGGCGGAAATCGAAGATGTGATCATCGGTTGCGCGATGCCGGAAGGCGAACAGGGGATGAACCTGGGGCGGATCGTCGCGCAACGCGCAGGTTTGCCAAATGAGGTGTCCGGAATGACTGTCAACCGGTTCTGTTCGTCCGGCCTGCAAACGATCGCGCTGGCCGCACAGCAAATCATGATCGGGCAAGCGGATGTGATCGTGGCCGGTGGCGTCGAAAGCATGAGCCATGTGCCAATGACCGGATACAAACTCGCTCCCAATCCGTGGCTGGTCGACAACAAACCGGAAATCTACATGTCGATGGGGCACACGGCGGAGCAAGTGGCACGCCGTTTCAACGTGACGCGCGAGGAGCAGGATGCGTTTGCAGTGCGCTCCCACCAACGGGCGGCAGCCGCCATCCAGGCAGGCAAGTTCAAAGAAGAGATCGTTCCGGTCAAGGCGCAGATCAAAACGTTTGAAGACGGGAAAGTCAAAGTCGAAGAGTTTATCTTCGACACGGACGAAGGGGTGCGCCCGGACACGACGCAGGAAGTTCTCGCGAAACTGAAGCCTGTGTTTCACGTGCAGGGAACCGTGACGGCGGGGAACTCTTCGCAGACGTCCGACGGGGCGGCGGCCGTGATGGTGATGTCAGCCGAAAAAGCGGACGCGCTCGGATTGAAGCCGCTTGCGGTGTTCCGTTCGTTCGCGGTCGGCGGCGTCGACCCTGACATCATGGGGGTCGGGCCGGTTGTCGCGATTCCGAAAGCGCTGAAAATGGCAGGCATCACAAAAGAGGACGTCGATCTGTTCGAGATCAACGAAGCGTTTGCTTCGCAGTGCGTCTATGTGACCCGCCACCTTGAACTTGACATGGACAAAGTCAATGTCAACGGCGGTGCGATCGCGCTCGGCCATCCGCTCGGCTGCACGGGGACGAAACTGACCGTATCCCTGATCAACGAACTGCGACGGCGGAACGGCAAATACGGGGTTGTATCGATGTGCATCGGCGGCGGCATGGGAGCGGCCGGCGTATTTGAAATCGTGTGA